One Brassica napus cultivar Da-Ae chromosome C2, Da-Ae, whole genome shotgun sequence DNA window includes the following coding sequences:
- the LOC106390963 gene encoding uncharacterized protein LOC106390963, protein MEVPMINIIRDFEVGMSSINDPSFLSRSVAVSGIGKLHQAYGFWKWGALIIAFLAYFTNFITRLKSLVVRLRKIDVSISPPTLFDDYDSDSSVSCSSSVSSDDEDEDDREDDEDEDEDEKDVDFIYNKGWVNGGFRVKGSDYYNNDDQGQNGNFSCFNGSFGDLFSWPDLGGIGSSGVVKLWDHLDIDGGDYDGDDDQQNNVVASFLRNCSSSSPSTFFLTAEKKGSDAVKVEACDPRVGFRMPALLAEWRQPGRFLGNIVGVDVGGVEKLYVRDDVSGKIAMGDLRKFNGALTESDGETWWDADVVVAADGFVEEKR, encoded by the coding sequence ATGGAGGTTCCCATGATTAATATAATTAGAGATTTCGAAGTGGGCATGAGCTCAATAAACGACCCGTCGTTTCTCTCCAGATCTGTTGCTGTTTCCGGTATCGGAAAGCTACACCAAGCATACGGTTTCTGGAAATGGGGAGCTTTGATTATTGCTTTCTTAGCTTATTTCACAAATTTCATTACAAGACTCAAGAGTTTAGTTGTTAGGTTACGAAAAATCGATGTCTCAATATCTCCTCCAACTCTTTTCGATGATTATGACAGCGACtcctctgtttcttgctcttcctctgtttcttcagacgacgaagacgaagatgatcgagaagatgatgaagatgaagacgaaGACGAGAAAGATGTTGACTTTATCTATAATAAGGGATGGGTCAACGGAGGCTTCCGCGTGAAAGGGTCTGATTATTACAATAACGACGACCAGGGGCAAAATGGTAATTTCTCATGTTTCAATGGTAGCTTCGGGGATTTGTTCTCGTGGCCGGATCTCGGTGGGATCGGGTCGAGCGGAGTCGTGAAGCTTTGGGATCATTTAGATATAGACGGCGGAGACTACGACGGAGATGATGATCAACAGAACAATGTGGTGGCGTCGTTTCTCAGAAACTGTAGCTCTTCTTCGCCGTCGACGTTTTTCTTGACGGCGGAGAAGAAAGGTAGCGACGCCGTTAAAGTGGAGGCGTGTGATCCACGCGTTGGTTTTAGGATGCCGGCGTTGCTGGCGGAGTGGAGGCAGCCGGGGAGGTTTCTTGGGAACATAGTCGGAGTTGACGTCGGCGGTGTGGAGAAGTTATATGTCAGGGATGACGTCAGCGGGAAAATCGCCATGGGAGATTTGAGGAAGTTTAACGGTGCGTTGACGGAATCGGACGGTGAGACTTGGTGGGACGCTGACGTCGTTGTCGCGGCTGATGGTTTCGTTGAGGAGAAGCGGTGA
- the LOC111203070 gene encoding glutathione S-transferase T3-like: protein MDSRNPYSQFSSYVGLLNSQNFPCESFPPFSSQQTEVPTLPQDTAVGGKGRKKWSPADDEVLISAWLNTSKDAIVGNDQKGGTFWKRVGEYYAASPHAREGGVLRAHDHCKQRWHKINDQTNKFCAAFAAAERQISSGQNENDVLKAAHEIFYSDCKMKFTMKHAWCVLRYEQKWLSLNTPKANGSSKRKSGEQGSQSSSTNVADQEVRPEGIKATKARRNNAQEKVTTDYKSLWEIKKEDLEMKEKLSKLAILDTLLAKKRTVN from the coding sequence ATGGATTCAAGGAATCCATATAGTCAGTTTTCTAGTTATGTAGGGCTCCTTAATAGTCAAAACTTTCCCTGTGAAAGTTTCCCTCCTTTCAGTTCACAACAAACCGAGGTTCCAACACTCCCTCAAGACACAGCAGTGGGCGGTAAgggaagaaagaaatggagcccTGCAGATGATGAGGTTCTAATCAGCGCCTGGCTAAACACATCTAAGGATGCTATTGTTGGAAATGATCAAAAGGGAGGGACGTTCTGGAAACGAGTAGGAGAATACTACGCAGCTTCCCCTCATGCTAGAGAGGGTGGTGTCTTGAGAGCGCACGACCattgtaagcagaggtggcacAAAATCAACGATCAAACTAACAAGTTCTGTGCCGCTTTTGCAGCCGCAGAAAGACAGATTAGTAGTGGTCAGAATGAGAACGATGTCCTCAAAGCGGCCCATGAAATCTTCTACTCTGACTGTAAGATGAAGTTTACTATGAAGCACGCATGGTGTGTGTTAAGGTATGAACAGAAGTGGCTTAGCCTAAACACGCCTAAAGCTAATGGCAGTTCGAAGAGAAAAAGTGGTGAGCAAGGTTCCCAATCTTCAAGCACTAATGTTGCTGATCAAGAGGTCAGGCCTGAGGGTATCAAGGCTACGAAAGCAAGAAGGAATAATGCTCAAGAGAAGGTTACCACTGACTATAAGAGCTTGTGGGAAATAAAGAAGGAGGATTTGGAGATGAAGGAGAAACTGTCAAAGCTGGCCATACTTGACACGCTCCTTGCTAAAAAAAGAACCGTTAACTGA